The nucleotide window CCGGGTGGTGCAGATGGAACCGGGGCCGACACCGACCTTGATGCCGTCGACGCCCGCGTCGATCAGGGCCTGGGCGCCGTCACGGGTGGCGATGTTGCCGCCGATGACGTCGACCGAGGCGTTCGACTTGATCTTGGCGACCATGTCGCCGACGAGCCGGGAGTGGCCGTGGGCGGTGTCGACGACGATGAAGTCGACGCCGGCCTCGACGAGTGCCTGGGCCCGCTCGTAGGCGTCGCCCGCGACACCGACGGCGGCGCCGACCAGCAGCCGGCCTTCCTTGTCCTTGGCGGCGTTCGGGTACTTCTCGGCCTTGACGAAGTCCTTGACCGTGATGAGGCCCTTGAGGAGCCCGCGGTCGTCGACCAGCGGAAGCTTCTCGATCTTGTGGCGGCGCAGCAGCTCCATGGCGTCCACGCCGGAGATCCCGACCTTGCCCGTGACCAGCGGCATGGGCGTCATGACCTCGCGCACCTGCCGCGTGCGGTCCGGCTCGAAGGCCATGTCACGGTTGGTGACGATGCCGAGGAGCTTGCCCGCCGCGTCGGTGACCGGGACACCGCTGATGCGGAACTTGCCGCAGAGGTCGTTGGCCTCCTGCAGCGTCGCGTCCGGGTGCACCGTGATGGGGTCGGTGACCATGCCGGACTCGGAGCGCTTCACCAGGTCGACCTGGTTGGCCTGGTCGGCGATGGAGAGATTGCGGTGCAGCACGCCCGCGCCGCCCTGACGCGCCATGGCGATGGCCATGCGCGCCTCGGTGACCTTGTCCATCGCCGCGGAGAGCAGCGGGATGTTCACGCGGACGTTCTTCGAGATGTACGAGGAAGTGTCGATCTGATCGGGCGCCATGTCGGACGCGCCCGGCAGCAGCAGCACGTCGTCGTATGTCAGCCCGAGCGTCGCGAACTTCTCGGGCACTCCGTCGACGTTTGCAGTCATGACACCTTCCCCAAATGGCCTTGATCGGTGCGGATGTCCATGCTAACGGGCTTCCGGGGCGTCTCATCCCACGATCAAGATCGGTAAGCGGTTCTGTGCGTTCCTACGTGACCGCGAGCGGGACGCGTCTACTGTCCGGCGAGTGCGCGCAGCCTGCTCAGCGCCCGGTGCTGGGCGACACGGACAGCACCCGGGGACATCCCCAGCATCTGCCCGGTCTCCTCGGCCGTCAGCCCGACGGCGACCCGCAGGACCAGCAGCTCGCGCTGGTTCTCCGGCAGATTGGCCAGGAGCTTCTTGGCCCAGGCGGCGTCGCTGCTGAGCAGGGCCCGTTCTTCCGGGCCGAGTGAGTCGTCGGGCCGCTCCGGCATCTCGTCGGAGGGCACGGCCGTCGATCCGGGGTGCCGCATCGCGGCACGCTGGAGGTCGGCGACCTTGTGGCCCGCGATGGCGAAGACGAAGGCTTCGAAGGGCCTGCCGGTGTCCTTGTACCGCGGCAGCGCCATCAGCACCGCGACACAGACCTCCTGCGCCAGGTCCTCCACGAAGTGACGGGCATCACCGGGCAGCCGGTTCAGCCGGGACCTGCAGTAGCGCAGCGCGAGGGGATGGACATGGGCCAGCAGATCGTGGGTGGCCTGCGCGTCGCCGTCGACGGCACGGTGCACCAGAGCACCGATCACCGTTGTCTCGTCGTCGCGCATCGAACCATGGTGCCTTGACGCTGCCGGATCCGCGGCACCGCGTCCTGAGTTGTGCACCGAAGCGTTATGAGCGGGTGCGCCGGGTGTCATGTCCTGCGCCCTCCCCTTCCGCTCGACCGAATCGTTCCCGAGGAACTCCACGTCTCAAGGATGCGGCATCGGCCGGGAAGCGTCACACAGCGCTGGTCGGAGGGGCCTGACACCGGCCTCGCCGCCGACCGTCCCCGTCACCCCGCCCGCGGTGGCGCGGACGGGGGCGGCTTCGACCACCGGCCGTGGCCCGGCGTCAGCGGACCAGGCCCCACCGGAAGCCGAGCGCCACGGCGTGTGCGCGGTCCGAGGCACCGAGCTTCTTGAAGAGGCGCCTCGCGTGCGTCTTCACGGTGTCCTCCGAGAGGAAGAGCTCGCGCCCGATCTCCGCGTTGGAGCGGCCGTGGCTCATGCCTTCGAGCACCTGGATCTCACGCGCGGTGAGCGTCGGCGCGGCGCCCATCTCGGCGGACCGGAGCCGGCGCGGGGCGAGCCGCCAGGTCGGATCGGCCAGGGCCTGCGTCACCGTGGCCCGCAGTTCGGCGCGCGAGGCGTCCTTGTGCAGATAGCCGCGGGCACCGGCGGCGACCGCGAGCGCGACACCGTCCAGGTCCTCGGCGACGGTCAGCATGATGATCCGGGCACCCGGGTCGGCGGAGAGCAGCCGCCGGACCGTCTCCACACCCCCCAGACCGGGCATGCGTACGTCCATCAGAATCAGATCCGAACGATCGGCCCCCCACCGGCGGAGAACTTCCTCGCCGTTGGCCGCCGTTGTCACACGCTCGACGCCGGGCACGGTGGCAACCGCGCGGCGGAGCGCTTCTCGGGCAAGTGGGGAGTCGTCGCAGACGAGGACGGATGTCATGACCGTCCTCCGCAGCTGATGCGCGTCACCTTGAGCCTCCAGGCTGATACAAGTCGTCACCTGTGCGGTTGACCCCCTCGGACATCTGCCCGAGCTCGTTCTTCGTCAACCGCCTCCGCACTCTCAACGATGGTCACTCGAAAGAGTTACGGGTCGGAACGTCGAGTTCGGCACTCTACGTGAGGGGTCGCATACGGAGGAGAGCGGCGCAGATCATCCAGGCGTCAACCGAAACTTCACCCGAAGGCATGCACCATTTAGCCGATTTTCTTCCCTTTTGCTGGTGTCTGTGGCTAGATTCGCAATCAGTCATATTTACATCTACTAACACCGTAGATGTACGGTCGGGACTGCGGTCACCGACGATCCACAACGGTCGAATGCCGTTTCCGACTCAGCACGGTTTCGAGGGGACAAGCAATGGCAGATTTCTCCCGCCTTCCCGGACCCAATGCCGATCTGTGGGACTGGCAGCTGCTGGCCGCCTGCCGAGGGGTCGACAGTTCACTCTTCTTCCACCCGGAGGGTGAGCGCGGGGCGGCTCGGAGCGCCCGCGAGGCCTCGGCGAAAGAGGTGTGCATGCGCTGCCCGGTACGGGCCGAGTGCGCGGCACACGCACTGGCGGTACGCGAGCCCTACGGAGTGTGGGGCGGCCTGACCGAGGACGAGCGCGAAGAGCTCATGGGCCGGGCACGCAACCGGCTGATCACGGCGGCCCACTCGGACGGAGCCGGCCCGGGACGCGCCTGACACCGACACCCTCCACCCAGGCAGAGAAACGTTTCTTCATCGCTTCCCCCATGCACCCGCCGAGGCGGGCAGCCCCGGCGGACCCGGAGCCCGCCTCAGCGCTCGGCGGCCCGGGACAGCTCGTCCAGGGTGGCCGCCACCGCGGGAACCTGGGCCAGGTCCGGAAGGGTCAGCGCGACGATCTCGCGTTCGATGGCCGGTTCGACCGTGACGGTACGGGCGCCCTTCGGGCGTACGGACTCGATGGCCAGCTCCGGCAGGACGGCCACCCCGAGGCCGGCCCCCACCAGTCCGATCACCGCCGGGTAGTCGTCGGTGGCGAAATCGATCCGGGGAGTGAAGCCGGACGCCTCGCAGACCTCCACGAGCTGGCGGCGGCAGCGCGGGCAGCCCGCGATCCACGGCTCGTCGGCGAGTTCCTCGATGCCCACCGCCTCCGCGTCCGCCAGCCGGTGCCCCTCGGGGACCAGCCCGATCAGCCGGTCGGTCAGCAGGGGGCGTACGACCAGGTCGTCCCACTCGCCGCCGGACGCCCCGTAACGGAACGCCAGCGCGATGTCGCAGTCGCCGTCCCGGAGCATGTCGACCGAGCGGGGCGGCTCCGCCTCGACGAGCGAGACCCGGGTGCCCGGATGGGCGGCACGCAGGGCCGCGAGTGCGCCCGGGACGAGGGTGGAACTGCCGCTGGGGAACGAGACGAGCCGGACCCGGCCCGCACGCAGTCCGGCGATCGCGGCGACCTCCTCCTCGGCTGCGGTCAGGCCGGCGAGGATGCCGGACGCATGGCGCACGAGGGCCTCGCCCGCCTGGGTCAGTCTCATCTCACGGCCCGTACGGATGAGCAGCGTGGTGCCCGCCGATGCCTCCAGTGCCTTCATCTGCTGGCTGACCGCGGGCTGGGTGCAGCCCAGTTCGCGCGCGGCTGCGGAGAACGATCCGGTTGTCGACACGGCGCGCAGGACTCGGAGATGGCGGGCTTCGATCACCCCTCCACCATAAGCGATTCTTGGAGAAGTTGCGGATAATCGACCTGCGACTTTGGGTGACGACTCGCTAGCGTGTACGCCATGAAGCTACTGACCGTGAATGTGGGCCGCCCCAGGGCGTCCGAGCACACCAATGGCCCCGGGGGCGTCACCGGGATCGGCAAGCACCCGGCAGACGGCCCCGTGCACGTCTCGGATCCGGGTCCCAAGGGAACCGGCGGCAGCGGTCTGGCGGGGGACGTGGTGTGCGATCTGCGACATCACGGGGGCACGGACCAGGCGGTGTACGCCTTCGCGCGCGAGGAACTCGACGCCTGGGAGACGGTGCTGGACCGGGACGTGGCCAACGGCGCGTTCGGCGAGAACCTCACGACCCGGGGCATCGAGGTGAGCGGGGCCAGGATCGGGGAACGCTGGCGGATCGGCTCGGATCTCGTCCTGGAGGTCACCACGGGCCGCATTCCCTGCCGTACGTTCGCGGGCCATCTCGGCGAGAAGGGCTGGGTCAGGCGGTTCACCGAGGCGGCCGCACCCGGAGCGTATCTGCGGGTCGTCGAGCCGGGGGCGATACGCGCCGGGGACCCGGTCGAGATCGTGCACCGGCCGGACCACGACGTCACCGTGTCCCTGGTGTTCCGGGCCCTCACGACCGAGCGGACCCTGCTGTCCCAGCTGCTCGCCGCGGGGG belongs to Streptomyces finlayi and includes:
- a CDS encoding LysR family transcriptional regulator, translating into MIEARHLRVLRAVSTTGSFSAAARELGCTQPAVSQQMKALEASAGTTLLIRTGREMRLTQAGEALVRHASGILAGLTAAEEEVAAIAGLRAGRVRLVSFPSGSSTLVPGALAALRAAHPGTRVSLVEAEPPRSVDMLRDGDCDIALAFRYGASGGEWDDLVVRPLLTDRLIGLVPEGHRLADAEAVGIEELADEPWIAGCPRCRRQLVEVCEASGFTPRIDFATDDYPAVIGLVGAGLGVAVLPELAIESVRPKGARTVTVEPAIEREIVALTLPDLAQVPAVAATLDELSRAAER
- a CDS encoding sigma-70 family RNA polymerase sigma factor, which gives rise to MRDDETTVIGALVHRAVDGDAQATHDLLAHVHPLALRYCRSRLNRLPGDARHFVEDLAQEVCVAVLMALPRYKDTGRPFEAFVFAIAGHKVADLQRAAMRHPGSTAVPSDEMPERPDDSLGPEERALLSSDAAWAKKLLANLPENQRELLVLRVAVGLTAEETGQMLGMSPGAVRVAQHRALSRLRALAGQ
- the guaB gene encoding IMP dehydrogenase, with the translated sequence MTANVDGVPEKFATLGLTYDDVLLLPGASDMAPDQIDTSSYISKNVRVNIPLLSAAMDKVTEARMAIAMARQGGAGVLHRNLSIADQANQVDLVKRSESGMVTDPITVHPDATLQEANDLCGKFRISGVPVTDAAGKLLGIVTNRDMAFEPDRTRQVREVMTPMPLVTGKVGISGVDAMELLRRHKIEKLPLVDDRGLLKGLITVKDFVKAEKYPNAAKDKEGRLLVGAAVGVAGDAYERAQALVEAGVDFIVVDTAHGHSRLVGDMVAKIKSNASVDVIGGNIATRDGAQALIDAGVDGIKVGVGPGSICTTRVVAGIGVPQVTAIYEASLAAKAAGVPVIGDGGLQYSGDIAKALVAGADTVMLGSLLAGCEESPGELLFINGKQFKSYRGMGSLAAMQTRGERKSFSKDRYFQEGVASDEKLVPEGIEGQVPYRGPLSAVVHQLTGGLRQSMFYVGGRTVPELQNNGRFVRITSAGLKESHPHDIQMTVEAPNYSRK
- a CDS encoding response regulator transcription factor; the protein is MTSVLVCDDSPLAREALRRAVATVPGVERVTTAANGEEVLRRWGADRSDLILMDVRMPGLGGVETVRRLLSADPGARIIMLTVAEDLDGVALAVAAGARGYLHKDASRAELRATVTQALADPTWRLAPRRLRSAEMGAAPTLTAREIQVLEGMSHGRSNAEIGRELFLSEDTVKTHARRLFKKLGASDRAHAVALGFRWGLVR
- a CDS encoding WhiB family transcriptional regulator → MADFSRLPGPNADLWDWQLLAACRGVDSSLFFHPEGERGAARSAREASAKEVCMRCPVRAECAAHALAVREPYGVWGGLTEDEREELMGRARNRLITAAHSDGAGPGRA
- a CDS encoding MOSC domain-containing protein yields the protein MKLLTVNVGRPRASEHTNGPGGVTGIGKHPADGPVHVSDPGPKGTGGSGLAGDVVCDLRHHGGTDQAVYAFAREELDAWETVLDRDVANGAFGENLTTRGIEVSGARIGERWRIGSDLVLEVTTGRIPCRTFAGHLGEKGWVRRFTEAAAPGAYLRVVEPGAIRAGDPVEIVHRPDHDVTVSLVFRALTTERTLLSQLLAAGDALHPEALRDARAYMEKHGV